The following proteins are co-located in the Shouchella hunanensis genome:
- a CDS encoding efflux RND transporter permease subunit: MTNFSIRRPVFTIVGMIFFIIMGIVSLTRLPLQLLPEINPPVAAIATSYPNVNPQEVQDQVTIPIENRMASISGLQNMTSNSQEGSSIILLEFDWSSSIEDVELDIINALRQIDLPDGAGEPSFLKFDPSMFPMMQLAVTSNDEIEAFQDDVLDLEQEILQVPGVASVNESGTISEIVSIELDQEDMIDAGVTQDTVVNALQANQITMPGGTVEQEDFSLTTRIIHELTSIEDIEELVVGVNPETGDDITLTSIANVEISSEELETLTRANQEPAISLSIMQESSANTTQTSNDVNERLSELQDDADYEDLDVVVLYDEGDFINSAIQSVATALIIGGVLAMVVLFFFLRNLKTPLIIGLAIPFSVIVTFAFMYFLDIGLNIMTLGGLALGIGLVVDNAIVVIENIYRHLAKGKDPKQAASDGTKEVMAAIFASTLTTISVFLPIVFISGIVGNLFRELALTVSFSLLSSFIVAITVVPMIASRVLKPSQANDEVKRRESRTMRRLEKMTHWSLGHRKTVIASTFGLLLIGGVGLSTVGLELIPESDQGSFTVDVEMETGTSLTRTTEAVEAIENVLADYQEVNDYVSVIGSSDQPGQSGGSHTAQITVAMIPLEDRSVSTAEFIESIERDLERADDDADVRAFTQTAALSGEANTVPFTVTHSDRNALYDTVYELEEELMDSSLVREVQLSIEDQVPEIVVDVNAEDARAVGLTPAEIAGQVNSATRGETAMLIQLTSDETSQTYEVHVGLAPEYTETINELENLQIVSQEGTTISLNEVAEVTEGESPASIQRADQTEAVEVTVGYTTEANLSDVSTLIEDSIAEIEFPEGASYSFGGEQEILEDAIGSMILALVLAIIFIYLIMAAQFESFKLPFIMLMTVPLVLIGVTLALTLTQTAIGVTTFIGIIILVGVVTNNGIVMLDFVNQQKQKGMSTYNALVESVQLRTRPIVMTSLTAILGMVPIAFGYGEGAELQQPMAIAVIGGLISSTALTLIFIPVLYSLFDKETRSKNRTPRMVTIDGEYYEVDENNRVVKALPEGEGQNDSNETSEREQQNAESKNELSRDDIVELLDSIVSRTKKDDDKK, encoded by the coding sequence GTGACAAATTTTTCAATTCGCAGGCCCGTGTTTACCATTGTCGGAATGATTTTCTTTATTATAATGGGGATTGTTTCACTTACACGGTTGCCGTTGCAGCTGCTACCAGAGATTAACCCGCCTGTTGCAGCAATTGCTACAAGCTATCCGAACGTAAATCCTCAAGAAGTTCAGGATCAAGTAACCATTCCAATTGAAAATCGAATGGCAAGTATTTCAGGTTTACAAAACATGACGTCAAATTCTCAAGAAGGATCTTCCATTATCTTACTTGAATTTGATTGGAGTTCGTCCATTGAAGATGTAGAATTAGACATTATTAATGCTCTTAGGCAAATTGATTTACCTGACGGTGCTGGAGAACCAAGCTTTTTAAAGTTTGATCCGTCCATGTTTCCAATGATGCAGCTAGCAGTCACGTCCAATGACGAGATTGAAGCGTTTCAAGATGATGTGCTTGATTTAGAGCAAGAAATTCTTCAAGTTCCTGGAGTTGCTAGTGTAAACGAGTCAGGTACTATTAGTGAAATCGTTTCGATTGAACTCGACCAGGAAGATATGATTGATGCAGGTGTCACGCAGGATACAGTTGTGAATGCCTTACAAGCAAACCAAATTACCATGCCTGGTGGCACTGTTGAGCAAGAAGACTTCAGTTTAACTACAAGAATTATTCATGAACTAACCAGTATTGAAGACATTGAAGAATTGGTGGTTGGTGTAAATCCAGAAACTGGTGATGACATTACGCTAACGAGTATTGCAAATGTTGAAATCAGTTCAGAAGAGTTAGAAACGTTAACTCGAGCTAATCAAGAACCGGCTATTAGCTTATCAATTATGCAGGAGTCAAGTGCGAATACAACACAAACATCTAATGATGTAAACGAACGTTTAAGTGAACTGCAAGACGATGCTGATTACGAAGACTTAGATGTTGTTGTGCTCTATGATGAAGGTGACTTTATTAATTCAGCAATCCAAAGTGTTGCTACCGCATTAATTATTGGTGGCGTACTCGCTATGGTTGTGTTGTTCTTCTTCTTACGGAACCTTAAAACGCCTCTTATAATTGGTTTGGCGATACCATTCTCAGTTATTGTTACATTTGCCTTTATGTATTTCTTAGATATTGGCTTAAACATTATGACATTAGGTGGTCTCGCTCTTGGTATTGGTTTAGTTGTCGATAATGCGATTGTTGTTATTGAAAACATTTATCGTCATTTGGCAAAAGGAAAAGATCCGAAGCAAGCAGCTTCTGATGGGACAAAAGAAGTAATGGCTGCGATCTTTGCATCAACGTTAACGACTATTTCTGTTTTTCTTCCAATTGTCTTTATTAGTGGGATTGTTGGAAACTTGTTTAGAGAATTGGCGTTGACCGTTTCATTTAGTTTATTATCATCCTTTATTGTTGCGATTACCGTTGTACCAATGATTGCAAGCCGTGTACTAAAACCATCTCAAGCAAATGATGAGGTGAAAAGACGCGAATCCAGAACGATGCGTAGATTAGAAAAAATGACCCATTGGTCTCTTGGCCACCGAAAAACGGTTATTGCTAGTACGTTTGGGTTGCTTCTTATCGGTGGAGTTGGTTTAAGTACGGTTGGACTAGAATTAATTCCAGAAAGCGACCAAGGCTCGTTTACTGTCGACGTTGAAATGGAAACAGGAACAAGTTTGACCCGAACGACAGAAGCAGTTGAGGCAATTGAAAATGTACTCGCCGATTATCAAGAAGTAAATGATTATGTAAGTGTAATCGGTTCAAGTGATCAGCCTGGTCAATCTGGAGGATCGCATACTGCTCAAATTACAGTGGCGATGATTCCATTAGAAGATCGCTCCGTCTCTACAGCAGAATTTATTGAATCAATTGAACGAGATCTTGAGCGCGCTGATGATGATGCAGACGTTCGTGCCTTTACACAGACAGCTGCTTTAAGTGGAGAAGCAAATACGGTTCCATTTACTGTAACCCACTCTGATCGTAACGCATTATACGATACGGTCTACGAACTTGAAGAAGAGTTAATGGACTCGTCTCTCGTTCGAGAAGTGCAGCTGAGTATTGAAGATCAAGTGCCAGAAATTGTCGTTGATGTGAATGCGGAAGATGCTCGAGCAGTAGGGCTAACACCAGCTGAAATTGCGGGCCAAGTTAATAGTGCTACACGCGGTGAAACGGCGATGCTCATCCAGCTGACAAGTGATGAGACATCACAAACGTATGAAGTGCATGTTGGTCTCGCGCCAGAATACACGGAAACGATAAATGAACTTGAGAATTTACAAATTGTCTCTCAAGAAGGAACAACCATTTCGTTAAATGAAGTAGCAGAGGTAACAGAAGGTGAATCACCGGCTTCCATCCAACGAGCGGATCAAACAGAAGCAGTCGAGGTAACGGTTGGTTACACAACAGAAGCAAACCTAAGTGACGTCTCAACGTTAATTGAAGACTCAATTGCTGAAATTGAATTTCCGGAAGGTGCTAGCTACTCTTTTGGAGGCGAACAAGAAATTCTTGAAGATGCCATTGGAAGTATGATTTTAGCCCTTGTTCTCGCAATCATTTTCATTTATTTGATAATGGCTGCGCAATTTGAGTCGTTTAAACTACCGTTTATCATGTTAATGACTGTTCCTCTTGTCTTAATTGGTGTTACCCTTGCTTTAACACTTACGCAAACAGCGATAGGTGTAACAACGTTTATTGGGATTATCATTTTAGTGGGTGTTGTAACGAACAACGGAATTGTCATGCTTGATTTTGTCAATCAGCAGAAGCAAAAAGGGATGTCGACGTATAACGCTTTAGTTGAATCTGTTCAGCTACGAACACGACCAATTGTAATGACCTCCTTGACCGCTATTTTAGGAATGGTGCCAATTGCGTTTGGCTATGGCGAAGGGGCAGAATTACAACAGCCAATGGCGATTGCAGTTATTGGTGGGTTAATAAGTAGTACGGCACTAACGTTAATCTTTATTCCGGTTCTTTACAGTTTGTTTGACAAAGAAACACGTTCTAAAAATCGTACACCACGAATGGTGACAATTGATGGAGAGTATTACGAAGTCGATGAAAACAATCGAGTTGTTAAAGCATTGCCTGAAGGTGAAGGGCAAAATGACTCAAACGAAACAAGTGAACGCGAGCAACAAAACGCGGAATCTAAAAATGAATTAAGTCGAGACGATATCGTTGAATTACTTGATTCCATTGTTTCAAGAACAAAAAAAGACGACGATAAAAAATAA
- the acnA gene encoding aconitate hydratase AcnA, with translation MSKNLDVFKARSSFESNGKTYHYYALDALEKAGYGNVNRLPYSVKVLLESVLRQYDDYVIKKEHVENLAKWGTPEQKEIDVPFKPSRVILQDFTGVPAVVDLAALRKAMADLGGDPDQINPEIPVDLVIDHSVQVDKFGTDDSLLYNMNREFERNGERYEFLSWAKKAFDNYNAVPPATGIVHQVNLEYIANVVHAVEKDGEWLTFPDSLVGTDSHTTMINGLGVLGWGVGGIEAEAGMLGQPSYFPVPEVIGLKFTGSLPSGTTATDVALKVTQVLRQKNVVGKFVEYFGPGLADMPLADRATISNMAPEYGATCGFFPVDEEAMNYMRLTGRSEEQIDLVRAYCQANGLWYVPGETPDPTYTDVVEVDLSQIHANLSGPKRPQDLIELPKMQKSFQDAVVAPQGNQGLGLDQSEFNKTVDVTYKDGRTTTMKTGAVAIAAITSCTNTSNPYVLVAAGLVAKKASELGLQVPEYVKTSLAPGSKVVTGYLNDSGLMPYLEDLGFHLVGYGCTTCIGNSGPLEDEIEEAISSNDLTVTSVLSGNRNFEGRIHPLVKANYLASPPLVVAYALAGTVNVDLLNDPISTDKDGKPVYFKDIWPSTEEVRTIVDQTVTPELFRREYQDVFTSNERWNQINTTDDALYKWDDESTYIANPPFFEGLAKDPEAVKPLSDLRVIGKFGDSVTTDHISPAGAIGKNTPAGKFLMEKGVEPRDFNSYGSRRGNHDVMMRGTFANIRIRNQIAPGTEGGFTTFWPTEEVMSIYDAAMKYKENGTGLVVLAGQDYGMGSSRDWAAKGTNLLGIKTVIAESYERIHRSNLVLMGVLPLQFKAGENAESLGLTGRESISVAIDDTVKPRDYVTVTAVAEDGTKTEFEALVRFDSDVDVDYYRHGGILQMVLRDKLQPA, from the coding sequence ATGTCAAAAAACTTAGATGTGTTTAAAGCGCGGTCTTCTTTTGAGTCAAACGGAAAAACGTATCATTACTATGCATTAGATGCGTTAGAGAAAGCAGGTTATGGGAACGTTAATAGGCTACCATATTCTGTGAAGGTGTTATTAGAATCAGTGTTACGTCAGTATGATGATTATGTGATTAAAAAAGAGCATGTTGAAAATTTAGCAAAGTGGGGAACACCTGAACAAAAAGAAATTGATGTTCCTTTCAAACCTTCTCGTGTTATTCTACAAGATTTCACAGGAGTACCAGCTGTAGTTGATTTAGCAGCGTTAAGAAAAGCGATGGCTGATCTTGGCGGTGACCCAGATCAAATTAACCCTGAAATCCCTGTTGATCTTGTCATTGACCACTCTGTACAAGTAGATAAATTCGGTACAGATGATTCATTGCTTTATAACATGAATCGTGAGTTTGAACGAAATGGCGAGCGATACGAATTTTTAAGCTGGGCAAAGAAAGCGTTTGATAATTATAATGCGGTTCCTCCAGCAACAGGTATCGTACACCAAGTAAACTTGGAGTACATAGCAAACGTCGTTCATGCAGTTGAGAAAGATGGCGAATGGTTAACGTTCCCTGATTCACTTGTAGGAACAGATTCTCATACAACGATGATTAACGGTCTTGGCGTTCTAGGATGGGGCGTTGGTGGTATTGAAGCGGAAGCAGGAATGCTCGGACAACCATCTTACTTCCCAGTACCAGAAGTCATTGGCTTGAAATTCACGGGTTCTTTACCAAGTGGAACAACAGCTACAGACGTAGCGTTGAAAGTAACCCAAGTCCTTCGTCAAAAGAACGTTGTTGGAAAATTCGTTGAGTATTTCGGACCAGGCTTAGCAGATATGCCACTTGCTGATCGTGCAACGATTTCAAACATGGCTCCTGAGTATGGCGCAACATGTGGATTCTTCCCAGTTGATGAAGAAGCTATGAACTATATGCGTTTAACAGGGCGTTCTGAAGAACAAATTGATTTGGTTCGTGCTTACTGTCAAGCGAACGGACTATGGTATGTTCCTGGTGAAACACCAGATCCAACGTATACAGATGTTGTTGAAGTCGATTTATCGCAAATTCATGCAAATCTTTCTGGACCAAAACGACCGCAAGATTTAATTGAACTACCAAAAATGCAAAAATCCTTCCAAGATGCTGTTGTTGCACCTCAAGGGAATCAAGGTCTTGGCCTTGACCAGTCAGAATTTAATAAAACGGTTGATGTAACGTACAAAGATGGTCGTACAACTACAATGAAAACGGGCGCTGTAGCCATCGCTGCTATTACAAGCTGTACAAATACATCAAATCCATATGTACTTGTGGCAGCAGGTCTTGTTGCGAAAAAAGCAAGTGAATTAGGCCTTCAAGTACCTGAATACGTGAAAACATCACTTGCACCAGGTTCAAAAGTTGTTACAGGCTATTTAAATGATTCTGGCTTAATGCCTTACTTGGAGGATCTTGGATTCCATCTTGTTGGGTATGGCTGTACAACATGTATCGGAAACTCTGGACCACTAGAGGATGAAATTGAAGAAGCGATTTCGAGTAACGACTTAACTGTTACGTCTGTACTATCTGGTAACCGTAACTTTGAAGGACGTATTCATCCCCTTGTGAAAGCAAACTACTTAGCATCACCACCACTTGTAGTAGCCTATGCACTAGCAGGGACCGTTAACGTTGATTTATTAAACGATCCAATTTCTACAGATAAAGACGGTAAGCCTGTTTACTTTAAAGATATTTGGCCATCAACAGAAGAAGTGCGTACAATTGTTGATCAAACGGTTACTCCTGAGTTATTCCGTCGTGAATACCAAGATGTCTTTACAAGTAACGAGCGATGGAATCAAATTAATACAACTGATGACGCCCTGTACAAGTGGGATGACGAGTCAACATATATTGCAAATCCACCATTCTTTGAAGGGTTAGCAAAAGATCCAGAAGCTGTGAAGCCGCTTTCTGATCTACGCGTAATTGGTAAGTTTGGCGATTCTGTTACGACAGATCACATTTCTCCTGCTGGAGCGATTGGTAAGAACACACCAGCCGGTAAGTTCTTAATGGAAAAAGGTGTAGAGCCGAGAGATTTCAACTCATATGGTTCTCGTCGTGGTAATCATGACGTCATGATGAGAGGAACGTTTGCGAATATCCGTATTCGTAACCAAATCGCTCCAGGAACAGAAGGTGGATTTACAACATTCTGGCCAACAGAAGAAGTGATGTCCATCTATGATGCGGCAATGAAGTATAAAGAGAATGGAACAGGTCTTGTTGTTCTCGCTGGTCAAGATTACGGGATGGGATCTTCTCGTGACTGGGCTGCAAAAGGAACAAATTTACTAGGCATTAAAACGGTTATCGCTGAAAGTTATGAGCGTATTCACCGTTCAAACCTTGTATTAATGGGTGTTTTACCTCTTCAATTCAAAGCCGGTGAAAATGCAGAATCTCTTGGTTTAACAGGCAGAGAAAGCATTTCAGTTGCAATTGATGATACAGTAAAACCGCGTGATTACGTTACGGTAACTGCTGTAGCTGAAGATGGCACAAAAACTGAATTTGAAGCGCTCGTTCGTTTTGATAGTGATGTTGATGTTGATTACTATCGTCACGGTGGAATTCTGCAAATGGTTCTACGTGATAAGCTTCAACCAGCTTAA